In the Topomyia yanbarensis strain Yona2022 chromosome 3, ASM3024719v1, whole genome shotgun sequence genome, one interval contains:
- the LOC131686716 gene encoding GRIP and coiled-coil domain-containing protein 1-like: protein MHKPEQLESVINSQKEQLLRYEKRLKDVVTAYKGLLKEKTALESSLAAFTGGGNSLSNGQQQPAKVTAPPEDCDDAGGLREQVATLMNSLATLTAEKSRMESSFKSDRKQLRETITEKDAAIRDLEEQVKALNYTIKTDLETCKAKMKHDREEECNVNLVMICELQKQLLDERHLNETLEMQLRDLKIQFNQKHSDRRVSEMPQASELVRQSSEQLESSKKENAALSSLLQQFQGEIDNLKRQHDAAIRNEQRRVLIAEERSKKLEETHEERVANLEARLAELSAVVGTYDRLRQQDQENISKLKEKLSKLSLDNTLPRRVSQEGNVERIVEEISYLKNLLLSENEKLHKPLDLSLLFTIHSALENDINNQNSDLDDYRNLQRSYDQCLRENEELKETILTHQNNTKSLQEKNKILNKNIDELEVEYKNKLIEHKNAVKSEKIRTQELLSAMESDFKSRLSQLELQLKKQRERSLQLLEEKEEEIKSLRTSFGIMMHDTTSERENSTADSKTISDQQHIFDNLPIALSKKINVLNSVFKAEPNANSETHHILHYAHELARKEIEITALRTAKNNTESALRQALHDKVASQEELHEKIAYLEEQIDRWERCKSREGANLEYLKNVVLSFLTSQDVDGKKHMINAIAAVLKFSAAEMKSIQGLDGIKR, encoded by the exons ATGCATAAACCAGAGCAATTAGAATCTGTAATCAATTCGCAGAAGGAACAGTTGTTGCGTTATGAAAAACGTCTTAAAG ACGTAGTCACTGCATACAAAGGTCTGTTGAAGGAAAAAACTGCCCTAGAATCTAGTCTGGCAGCATTCACTGGTGGAGGAAATAGTCTTTCAAATGGACAGCAACAGCCAGCCAAAGTTACCGCTCCACCCGAGGATTGTGATGACGCTGGAGGTCTTCGAGAACAGGTGGCCACTCTGATGAACTCACTAGCAACGCTGACGGCCGAGAAGAGTCGTATGGAGTCGTCGTTTAAATCAGATCGTAAGcaattgcgggagactattacGGAAAAAGATGCGGCCATCCGGGACTTAGAAGAGCAGGTTAAGGCATTGAACTATACGATTAAGACGGATTTGGAGACATGTAAGGCTAAGATGAAGCACGATCGCGAAGAGGAGTGCAATGTAAATTTGGTGATGATATGCGAGTTACAAAAGCAGTTGCTAGATGAAAGACATTTGAATGAAACGTTGGAGATGCAGTTGAGggatttgaaaattcaatttaatCAGAAACATTCCGATCGGCGGGTAAGTGAGATGCCTCAAGCATCAGAATTGGTAAGACAAAGTTCGGAACAGTTAGAGAGTTCGAAGAAGGAGAATGCTGCCTTGTCAAGTTTGCTTCAGCAGTTTCAGGGCGAAATTGATAACTTGAAGCGCCAGCATGATGCGGCTATTCGAAACGAGCAGCGAAGAGTATTGATAGCCGAAGAACGAAGTAAAAAGTTAGAGGAAACTCACGAGGAACGAGTTGCTAACCTAGAGGCACGACTGGCAGAGCTAAGCGCTGTTGTAGGAACGTACGACCGGTTAAGACAACAGGATCAGGAAAATATCTCTAAACTTAAAGAGAAATTGTCCAAATTGAGTCTAGATAACACTTTACCGAGAAGAGTTAGTCAAGAGGGCAATGTGGAGCGGATTGTCGAAGAAATAAGCTATCTAAAAAACTTACTgctatcggaaaatgaaaaactCCACAAACCACTGGATTTATCCTTATTGTTCACAATACATTCGGCTTTAGAAAATGACATCAACAATCAAAATAGTGACCTAGATGATTATCGTAACTTGCAACGCAGCTATGATCAGTGTTTGAGGGAAAATGAAGAACTCAAGGAAACTATTCTGACTCATCAAAACAATACGAAAAGTcttcaggaaaaaaataaaattctcaaTAAGAACATTGATGAGTTGGAGGTGGAATATAAAAATAAACTTATTGAGCATAAAAATGCGGTGAAATCGGAGAAGATTCGCACTCAGGAGCTACTTAGTGCAATGGAGTCGGACTTCAAATCAAGGCTCTCCCAACTAGAATTACAATTAAAGAAGCAAAGGGAACGTTCACTGCAGCTTCTCGAGGAGAAAGAGGAAGAAATTAAATCTCTCCGCACGTCCTTTGGTATTATGATGCATGATACCACCAGTGAACGGGAGAATTCCACTGCCGACAGCAAAACTATCTCAGACCAACAACATATTTTTGACAACCTTCCAATAGCACTGTCGAAAAAAATCAACGTCCTTAATTCGGTATTCAAAGCGGAACCAAATGCGAATTCAGAAACACATCACATTTTACATTATGCGCACGAGTTGGCACGCAAGGAAATCGAAATCACCGCACTACGAACGGCTAAAAACAACACCGAATCAGCTTTGCGCCAGGCCCTGCATGATAAGGTTGCTTCCCAAGAAGAACTTCATGAAAAGATTGCCTACCTGGAAGAACAAATTGATAG GTGGGAACGATGTAAATCTCGAGAGGGCGCGAATCTGGAGTACCTGAAAAACGTAGTGCTCAGCTTCCTTACGTCCCAGGATGTCGACGGCAAGAAGCACATGATTAATGCAATAGCTGCGGTTCTTAAATTTAGTGCGGCCGAAATGAAATCCATTCAGGGCCTGGATGGCATCAAACGGTGA